Proteins found in one Alteromonas macleodii genomic segment:
- a CDS encoding Bax inhibitor-1/YccA family protein, translating to MDQRSMYSSASQPSVLQTNKVLRNTYMLLAMTLAFSAVCAGIAMAVGISPMMSLGMTIGAFITLFVVQKKADSASGIYWVFLFTGLMGASLGYTLNFYLGVAGPGLIMEALGATALVFFALSGYALTTKKDFSFMGGFLVVGLVVVLVAAIANIFFAVPAVSLAISAAIVFIMSGFILFDTSRIIHGGETNYIRATVSLYLNIYNLFTSILHLLGAFGGDD from the coding sequence ATGGATCAACGTTCGATGTATTCAAGTGCATCTCAACCATCGGTATTGCAGACGAACAAGGTTCTACGCAACACCTATATGCTGCTTGCGATGACACTAGCGTTTAGTGCAGTTTGTGCTGGTATAGCAATGGCGGTAGGCATTTCTCCTATGATGTCTCTTGGCATGACTATCGGCGCTTTTATAACTTTATTTGTTGTTCAGAAAAAGGCTGACTCAGCATCTGGTATTTACTGGGTGTTTTTATTTACAGGTTTAATGGGTGCATCACTTGGTTACACGCTTAATTTCTATTTAGGTGTAGCCGGTCCTGGTCTAATTATGGAAGCATTGGGTGCGACAGCACTTGTGTTCTTCGCGCTTTCTGGCTACGCCCTTACAACTAAGAAAGACTTCTCGTTTATGGGCGGATTCTTGGTAGTAGGTCTAGTTGTAGTGCTTGTAGCTGCTATTGCGAACATCTTCTTCGCGGTACCTGCGGTAAGCCTAGCGATTAGCGCAGCGATTGTATTCATTATGTCAGGTTTCATCTTGTTTGATACAAGCCGTATCATCCACGGTGGTGAAACAAACTACATCCGCGCGACAGTTTCGCTATACTTGAACATCTACAACTTATTCACGTCTATCCTTCACCTTCTAGGTGCATTTGGCGGCGACGATTAA
- a CDS encoding TusE/DsrC/DsvC family sulfur relay protein, whose protein sequence is MTQETYSLNYKGQAIPTDKAGYLLDYTLWEEGMVEFLAQEENIELTEAHWEVVRFVRAFYEEYETSPAIRALVKAMANKFGPEKGNSRYLQRLFKKGPAKQATKLAGLPKPAKCL, encoded by the coding sequence ATGACACAAGAAACCTATAGCTTAAATTATAAAGGGCAAGCGATCCCTACAGACAAAGCCGGGTATTTACTCGACTATACCCTTTGGGAAGAAGGTATGGTGGAGTTTCTGGCGCAAGAAGAAAACATTGAGCTAACCGAGGCCCACTGGGAAGTGGTGCGCTTCGTACGCGCATTTTATGAAGAGTACGAAACCAGCCCAGCGATTCGTGCTTTGGTGAAAGCTATGGCCAATAAGTTTGGGCCAGAAAAAGGTAATAGCCGCTACCTGCAGCGACTCTTTAAAAAAGGCCCGGCGAAGCAAGCCACTAAACTAGCAGGATTACCTAAACCTGCGAAATGCTTGTAA
- a CDS encoding SOS response-associated peptidase family protein — MCGFIQRITDSPDVIALLEEVGLTQTIPLFVNESSTSNVINFYPAFGNAPERQITNLIVSGDSTIDATWWFDAKPVGNTLEVGNRTTFNARNLESPYWGKFIRERRAIVVATAVGESNPSGKGKAHYLIKPTSGALLIGAVYRRFSNGLYSCAVVTRPPIDGFSQYHEKSIPCFLPHDSHAINAWLTADKQGFLNNEVEYILNNPRIYTDLEVTRVKTFKSAEAIGEVNMLKAD; from the coding sequence ATGTGCGGATTTATACAACGTATTACTGACTCACCAGACGTTATAGCGCTACTCGAAGAAGTGGGTCTCACACAAACCATTCCGCTTTTTGTCAACGAATCTTCTACAAGCAATGTCATAAACTTTTATCCCGCTTTTGGAAATGCACCTGAAAGACAAATTACGAATTTAATTGTTTCTGGTGATAGCACCATAGATGCTACGTGGTGGTTTGATGCTAAGCCCGTAGGCAATACGTTAGAAGTTGGCAATAGAACAACATTCAATGCCCGTAATCTAGAAAGCCCTTATTGGGGAAAGTTTATTCGAGAACGACGGGCTATAGTCGTAGCAACGGCGGTAGGTGAGTCAAATCCGTCTGGAAAAGGAAAAGCACATTATTTAATAAAACCCACCAGCGGAGCATTGCTTATTGGTGCGGTATATCGGAGGTTTAGTAACGGTTTATATTCTTGTGCAGTGGTGACGCGACCGCCAATAGATGGATTTAGTCAGTATCATGAAAAATCCATTCCCTGCTTTCTTCCTCATGATAGTCACGCTATTAATGCATGGCTAACCGCTGACAAACAAGGCTTTTTAAATAATGAGGTAGAGTATATTCTGAATAATCCTCGTATTTATACCGACCTTGAAGTCACGCGAGTAAAAACGTTTAAAAGTGCCGAGGCAATCGGTGAAGTTAATATGTTAAAGGCTGACTAA
- a CDS encoding DUF3360 family protein yields the protein MSQESSSYQNLHKPSSSFKSRDDYLNHELQILSPKRWRLNLPGKDYRVEWEDFVPGMAATIGKIVMVAAVVGAFAAPLGLSPEFVIENVRFELLIAAVLFVVLISAFFNPSANLAGTHGPLLPLVPLIVASGGHPMALGLLIGLFGFILGITRGGSILAKLTSNGVCGGLLLYLGFIGITGQVKKLFAWAESFDMAYLAFVVIIATILMYAWLEHIEKRWLAIPLGAVMAAAIAFAFGAPFEFTTSPGMPNLNPAYWWGEDTGWKLGLPDWSHFIAVLPFAVLAVSMWSPDFLGHQVFQKLSYPKKSERAHMNIDDTMIAASSRQAVGSLLGGGNISSSWGTYIIPASIARRPIPGGALVTGFLCVVAALWGYPMDLAIWPPVLCVALIVGVFLPLMEAGMQMTREGKTTQSAALVVISSVLVNPVFGWSFTMLLDNLGLVGCKDRAGDLGKAGRWIIPGITFLVLCTVMALIGMFPGVPAIMETFRV from the coding sequence GTGTCACAGGAAAGTTCTTCTTATCAAAATCTTCACAAACCGAGCAGTAGTTTTAAATCAAGAGACGACTATTTAAACCACGAATTACAAATACTTTCTCCTAAACGTTGGCGGTTAAACCTGCCTGGTAAAGATTATCGTGTTGAGTGGGAAGACTTTGTACCCGGTATGGCTGCAACCATAGGTAAAATTGTTATGGTTGCCGCCGTTGTTGGCGCATTTGCAGCGCCACTAGGGCTGTCTCCTGAGTTTGTTATTGAAAACGTTCGTTTTGAATTGCTGATCGCGGCCGTATTATTCGTCGTTTTGATTTCAGCCTTCTTCAATCCGTCTGCCAATTTAGCGGGTACACACGGTCCGCTGTTACCGCTAGTACCTCTTATCGTTGCATCTGGCGGTCACCCCATGGCACTTGGCCTGCTCATCGGTTTATTTGGTTTTATTTTAGGAATAACAAGGGGCGGCAGCATACTCGCTAAGCTCACCAGTAACGGTGTATGCGGCGGGTTATTGTTATATTTGGGCTTTATAGGCATTACAGGTCAGGTTAAAAAGCTATTTGCGTGGGCAGAAAGCTTCGATATGGCTTATTTAGCCTTTGTAGTGATTATTGCCACTATTCTTATGTACGCATGGCTAGAGCATATTGAAAAGCGCTGGTTGGCCATTCCGCTTGGTGCGGTGATGGCAGCAGCAATAGCGTTTGCCTTTGGCGCGCCGTTTGAGTTCACAACATCGCCGGGTATGCCTAATTTAAACCCTGCGTATTGGTGGGGTGAAGACACAGGCTGGAAGCTAGGTTTACCAGACTGGTCGCATTTCATTGCTGTGTTGCCTTTTGCTGTGCTCGCTGTGTCAATGTGGTCGCCAGACTTCTTGGGGCATCAGGTTTTTCAAAAGCTTAGCTACCCGAAAAAAAGTGAAAGGGCGCATATGAACATTGACGACACCATGATTGCAGCCTCAAGCCGTCAGGCGGTAGGAAGCTTATTGGGTGGTGGCAATATCTCATCTTCGTGGGGCACGTATATTATCCCTGCGTCTATTGCGCGTAGGCCTATACCTGGAGGTGCCTTAGTAACCGGCTTTCTATGTGTTGTTGCCGCACTTTGGGGTTATCCTATGGACCTAGCTATTTGGCCTCCAGTACTATGCGTTGCACTGATTGTTGGCGTGTTTCTTCCGTTAATGGAAGCGGGTATGCAAATGACACGGGAAGGTAAAACTACTCAGTCAGCTGCATTAGTTGTTATCTCATCTGTATTAGTTAACCCGGTATTTGGTTGGTCTTTTACTATGCTATTGGATAATTTGGGTTTAGTTGGGTGTAAAGACAGGGCAGGCGACTTAGGTAAAGCAGGGCGCTGGATTATTCCTGGTATTACTTTCTTAGTGCTGTGTACGGTTATGGCGTTAATCGGTATGTTCCCTGGTGTACCTGCAATTATGGAAACGTTTAGAGTTTAA
- a CDS encoding host attachment protein, whose protein sequence is MTVQRHYVIVANHDDATAYTYTNHGSALVEVKKWHNEFSGASDQDIYTDKPGRQSAPASQVPGVDSMNRKDAAELEDERFASDIADWLDGERKRGALGSIDIISGPGFLGKLRNGMSSQCSDVVDKEVKKNVLGADEETLLSYLK, encoded by the coding sequence ATGACAGTTCAAAGACACTACGTAATTGTGGCTAACCACGACGACGCCACAGCTTACACCTATACCAACCACGGAAGTGCACTCGTTGAAGTAAAGAAATGGCACAATGAGTTTAGCGGCGCGAGTGACCAAGATATTTACACGGATAAACCCGGTAGACAATCGGCTCCCGCTTCACAAGTGCCGGGCGTTGATAGCATGAACCGAAAAGATGCCGCTGAACTTGAAGATGAACGATTTGCCAGTGACATTGCTGATTGGCTAGATGGCGAACGTAAGCGAGGTGCGCTAGGCTCAATAGATATTATTAGCGGGCCGGGTTTTCTTGGTAAATTGCGAAACGGAATGTCATCTCAATGTTCAGACGTTGTCGATAAAGAAGTGAAAAAGAATGTTTTAGGCGCGGACGAGGAAACCTTACTTTCCTACCTTAAATAA
- the tusD gene encoding sulfurtransferase complex subunit TusD, with protein MAEYSILITSSPFQGDTALRALAFAQGVIDNGDVINNVFFYSEGVHHTNNLMLKTGDELFVLESWKTLATEHNVKLLVCITAAVKRGIVSEVEAKENGLSQANLTAPFEQAGLGEFFTALHDCNRLVQF; from the coding sequence ATGGCAGAATATTCAATACTTATTACCTCATCCCCATTTCAAGGCGATACCGCGTTACGCGCCCTCGCATTTGCGCAAGGTGTTATTGATAATGGTGATGTAATAAACAATGTTTTCTTTTATAGCGAAGGTGTACACCACACTAATAACTTAATGCTAAAGACGGGTGACGAGCTGTTCGTACTTGAAAGCTGGAAGACTCTAGCGACTGAACACAACGTAAAATTACTTGTATGCATTACCGCCGCCGTTAAGCGAGGCATTGTTAGCGAGGTAGAGGCGAAAGAGAATGGCTTGTCTCAGGCCAATTTAACCGCGCCTTTCGAGCAAGCAGGCTTGGGCGAATTCTTCACCGCGCTTCACGATTGCAACAGGTTGGTACAATTCTAA
- a CDS encoding aminotransferase class I/II-fold pyridoxal phosphate-dependent enzyme, with protein sequence MPHKDVWQAPAHLKLDQTRLKYSAILPRFYSSVAQQTSVIDSQQEPIAMWIADMDVPPCDYILSAVTKNLRSTYGYQSLDIGEAVAKRFERSSPKYSRFEVKSSDVVDVASVIGAIDVALRTFCKARQKVMVLTPTYSPIVETVKNNDLEPIYIPVGQPDFTVEEKYTHVAWSHTSNEQSIDDSFNDIDLDALDKSAVAFVICHPNNPTGTVLSASAQRKIVDFCAYHNILLVTDEVHSEFAFNSHNEPTLIPIFGCELDSAGLNEAEKSEQDKPINKNIVHTPRIIHLNSASKAFNLASVPGASYAVIKDQRTRDKFSQVISARHLNASNLGKVALIAAYENGSNWLDTVKSALAFNRKLVVRFFKHYGIDVSYTMGSAGYFLWLDLASFPLKILQPMVSVKTAKDSMGKETDQFLRYSPVTSVEQCIERGVVGNDGAPFGAPNHIRLNLACHPAVIETALQRLCFTL encoded by the coding sequence ATGCCTCACAAAGATGTGTGGCAGGCTCCCGCTCACCTGAAACTCGACCAAACTCGGCTAAAGTATTCAGCAATATTGCCTCGCTTTTATAGCTCGGTGGCTCAGCAAACATCGGTCATAGATTCTCAGCAAGAGCCTATTGCTATGTGGATAGCCGATATGGATGTACCACCATGCGATTATATTCTAAGTGCAGTTACAAAAAACCTTCGCTCAACATATGGGTATCAGTCTCTTGATATTGGTGAGGCTGTGGCTAAACGTTTTGAACGCAGTTCACCGAAATACAGCCGTTTTGAGGTAAAGAGCAGTGATGTAGTTGATGTGGCCAGTGTTATTGGCGCAATAGACGTAGCGCTTCGAACATTTTGTAAAGCCAGACAGAAGGTGATGGTGTTGACACCAACCTATTCGCCCATAGTCGAAACGGTGAAAAACAATGATTTAGAACCAATATACATACCAGTAGGGCAGCCGGACTTTACCGTTGAAGAGAAATATACTCATGTAGCTTGGTCACACACTAGTAATGAGCAAAGTATCGATGATTCGTTTAACGACATAGACCTTGACGCTTTAGACAAATCTGCAGTTGCATTTGTTATCTGTCACCCCAACAACCCTACTGGCACAGTATTAAGCGCTTCAGCACAACGTAAAATCGTGGATTTTTGCGCTTATCACAATATTTTGTTGGTCACTGATGAAGTACACAGTGAATTTGCCTTTAACTCACATAACGAGCCGACCCTTATCCCTATCTTTGGCTGTGAACTTGATAGCGCAGGTTTGAACGAAGCTGAAAAAAGTGAGCAAGATAAACCAATAAATAAAAATATCGTTCACACACCGCGAATTATCCACCTTAATAGTGCCTCTAAGGCCTTCAACCTAGCCAGTGTTCCCGGTGCTTCGTACGCAGTTATTAAAGATCAAAGAACCCGTGATAAATTTTCACAAGTAATCAGTGCTCGGCACCTTAACGCAAGCAATTTGGGCAAAGTTGCTCTTATTGCCGCCTACGAGAATGGCAGCAACTGGTTGGATACGGTTAAAAGTGCGTTAGCCTTTAATAGAAAGCTAGTTGTGCGCTTTTTCAAGCACTACGGCATCGATGTAAGCTATACCATGGGAAGCGCTGGCTACTTCCTCTGGCTAGATCTCGCCTCATTTCCATTGAAGATCTTACAACCAATGGTTTCTGTGAAAACGGCAAAAGATTCAATGGGAAAGGAGACTGATCAGTTTCTTCGTTATTCACCTGTTACAAGTGTGGAACAGTGTATAGAGCGGGGCGTAGTAGGTAACGACGGAGCCCCCTTCGGCGCGCCAAATCATATAAGGCTTAATTTGGCCTGTCATCCTGCGGTTATCGAAACCGCACTGCAGCGTTTGTGCTTTACGTTGTAA
- a CDS encoding DsrE family protein: MAHLLIRFTQSPFSNEKSQVGLDFALAATNYGHEVKVLFESQGVLQLVKAASTKGLKNHTKRLASMPFFDIEECFVCKASADTYDIEQVLANNSLVDELDCEWTTPEEKVALIQSVDHVVTF; this comes from the coding sequence ATGGCACATTTACTTATTAGATTTACCCAAAGTCCTTTTTCCAACGAGAAAAGCCAAGTCGGTTTAGATTTTGCGCTTGCTGCAACAAATTATGGGCACGAGGTTAAGGTGCTTTTTGAAAGCCAAGGTGTACTGCAGCTTGTTAAGGCAGCGTCTACCAAAGGACTAAAAAATCACACCAAACGTTTAGCTAGCATGCCGTTTTTCGATATCGAAGAATGCTTTGTGTGTAAAGCAAGTGCAGATACCTATGACATAGAACAAGTTCTTGCTAATAACAGTTTAGTTGATGAGTTAGACTGTGAGTGGACAACCCCAGAAGAAAAAGTCGCGCTTATCCAAAGCGTAGATCATGTGGTGACATTCTAA
- a CDS encoding DoxX family protein → MSKQFLKNIFTSNSSFSSLVLRVPVGIILTAHGAQKLFAWFGGYGLEGTGQWMESIGLAPGFLMALLAGSAEFFGGLALIVGFLTRPAALVSAFTMVIAIFSVHAANGLFMTNNGYEFALALLAATTALVIQGGGKFSIDSLISDKLYK, encoded by the coding sequence ATGAGTAAGCAATTTTTGAAAAACATTTTTACTTCTAACAGCAGTTTTTCTAGTTTGGTTTTACGTGTGCCAGTTGGCATTATTCTTACTGCACACGGCGCACAAAAACTCTTCGCTTGGTTTGGTGGTTACGGATTAGAAGGCACTGGGCAATGGATGGAAAGCATTGGACTAGCGCCAGGCTTTTTAATGGCATTGCTGGCCGGTAGTGCTGAGTTTTTTGGTGGATTAGCACTTATTGTAGGTTTTCTAACACGCCCGGCCGCTTTGGTAAGTGCATTCACTATGGTGATTGCAATTTTTAGCGTGCACGCAGCCAACGGTCTGTTTATGACCAACAATGGTTATGAGTTTGCGTTAGCACTGCTTGCAGCAACAACGGCTCTCGTTATTCAGGGAGGGGGTAAATTTTCTATAGACTCTCTGATCAGTGACAAGCTTTATAAGTAA
- a CDS encoding LysR family transcriptional regulator produces the protein MDKLLLLKTFSVVANEGSFTKAAEKLDTSNQLVSKYVAELEKQLDTRLFNRTTRKIHLTEAGQQCLQHANHILESVTDMESQLGLLNTEAKGVLHVSAPVSFSTLHLAGALSSFQQAHPSVSINLQLNDRKIDVIDEGFDVAIRAGHLANSTLVAKKITTVKLALCASPTYLKKYGTPLHPKDLRPEHYLEYSYVNYDNDKSALFSALKTNAQKVTPKLISNNGEVLANVAKQGEGYVLQPTFIVGEALKNGELVAILNEFIPQAISLYAVYPHRKLISNKLRVFIDFLSNYFTDTPYWDN, from the coding sequence ATGGATAAATTATTGCTATTGAAAACTTTCAGCGTTGTTGCAAATGAAGGCAGCTTTACAAAAGCTGCAGAAAAGCTAGACACGTCAAATCAGCTGGTAAGCAAATATGTTGCAGAACTAGAGAAGCAACTTGATACGCGCTTATTTAATCGCACTACAAGAAAAATCCACTTAACCGAGGCAGGACAACAATGCTTGCAGCATGCTAACCATATTCTTGAAAGCGTAACCGATATGGAAAGTCAGCTTGGATTGCTTAATACAGAAGCAAAAGGCGTTTTGCATGTTAGTGCGCCAGTTTCTTTTTCCACTCTGCATTTAGCTGGAGCGCTCAGTTCATTTCAACAAGCACACCCGAGTGTTTCGATAAACTTGCAGCTAAACGACAGAAAAATTGATGTCATAGATGAAGGGTTTGATGTAGCAATACGTGCAGGCCACCTTGCTAACTCAACGCTGGTGGCTAAGAAGATCACAACCGTCAAACTCGCTTTGTGCGCTTCTCCTACATATCTGAAAAAATACGGTACACCACTACACCCCAAAGATTTAAGGCCTGAGCACTATCTTGAATATTCTTATGTGAATTATGATAACGATAAGTCAGCACTTTTTTCAGCGCTAAAAACGAATGCACAGAAGGTAACCCCAAAGCTAATATCTAACAACGGCGAAGTACTTGCCAATGTAGCCAAACAGGGGGAAGGTTACGTACTTCAACCTACATTTATCGTTGGTGAAGCGCTCAAAAACGGTGAATTGGTAGCTATACTCAATGAGTTCATACCGCAAGCAATTTCGTTATACGCTGTTTACCCGCACAGAAAGCTTATTTCCAATAAACTAAGGGTTTTCATCGACTTTTTATCTAATTATTTCACAGACACGCCCTATTGGGATAACTAA
- a CDS encoding DODA-type extradiol aromatic ring-opening family dioxygenase produces MKQPIEITTPLPVQISTAYISHGGGPLPLLEMQTNGEANSPQYHEEMIGALKMLSADLPRPDVIIVISAHWEETEVSVTTHSEPSLVYDYYGFSQEAYSLKYPAKGEVSLATLLLKRLTEQGIAVREDRARGFDHGMFIPLSIMYPNADVPCIQVSITSCLNTEKHVLLGEAIRKAVERGIRPVNSDATDQVNILVLGSGSSFHNMHGFFDSSDDAMRKATRFNNWLQTTMQTSAYSENERKTRLVEWYSAPDARYAHPREEHLLPLHVCYGVNNRAADKAMSLTLLTKPASMFVWSD; encoded by the coding sequence ATGAAACAGCCAATCGAAATTACAACGCCGTTGCCAGTACAAATTAGTACAGCGTATATATCTCATGGCGGAGGTCCGCTACCACTGCTTGAAATGCAGACAAATGGTGAAGCGAATTCCCCCCAGTATCACGAGGAAATGATTGGAGCGCTCAAAATGTTATCAGCAGATTTACCCAGGCCTGATGTAATCATAGTAATTAGCGCTCATTGGGAAGAAACAGAAGTTAGTGTGACTACTCACTCAGAGCCTTCTTTGGTTTATGACTATTATGGCTTTTCTCAAGAGGCGTACTCTCTTAAATACCCGGCGAAAGGAGAAGTTTCACTTGCAACTTTGCTATTAAAGCGTTTAACGGAACAAGGCATTGCTGTGCGGGAGGATAGGGCACGTGGCTTCGATCACGGAATGTTTATCCCACTAAGTATCATGTATCCCAACGCTGATGTACCCTGTATTCAAGTATCCATTACGTCGTGTTTGAATACGGAAAAGCATGTGCTATTGGGAGAAGCAATTAGGAAAGCTGTAGAACGCGGGATAAGGCCTGTAAATAGTGATGCAACGGACCAAGTGAATATTTTAGTATTGGGCTCGGGTTCTTCATTTCACAATATGCATGGCTTTTTTGATAGCTCTGATGATGCAATGCGTAAAGCTACGCGCTTTAATAACTGGCTTCAGACAACCATGCAAACCAGTGCTTATAGTGAGAATGAACGCAAAACTCGGCTTGTTGAATGGTACAGCGCACCGGATGCGCGATATGCACATCCTAGAGAAGAGCACCTTCTTCCACTCCATGTTTGCTATGGTGTTAATAACAGAGCAGCTGATAAAGCCATGTCTTTAACGCTTTTAACCAAACCTGCAAGCATGTTTGTGTGGAGTGATTAA
- the ovoA gene encoding 5-histidylcysteine sulfoxide synthase: MQAMPTLNLREGTVEQKRQEIKAYFLDSFNTYESLFSCLANDEVYYERPEKLRHPLIFYFGHTATFFINKLVLSKAINERINPKFESLFAIGVDEMSWDDLNDENYDWPQVEEVRQYRNQVRTLVCDLIDTMPFSMPIDWDSPMWPLVMGIEHERIHLETSSVLIRQLPISSVRPGSDWPVCPTMLTKPEELDHNALITVPAQTVINDKTWDSAYYGWDNEYGTQQESVSEFSASKYLVSNGEYLAFVKDGGYHNAKYWEAEGNKWREYTQAQLPVFWVKKGDDYVYRSMLEEHPLPLDWPVDVNYHEAKAFCNYLSEKTGSLIRLPTENEWQALRQYAGVSQPIYADGFNIALQKYASSEPVNVNQSGEFFDVVGNVWQWTETPIYPFEGFKVHPLYDDFTTPTYDNKHNLIKGGSWVSTGNEAMKDSRYAFRRHFFQHAGFRYVQGKRVIAVNDFDYESDTQVSQYSEFHYGDEYYGVPNFAKASAQFCVENMQGREHSKALDLGCAVGRSTFELAKHFDHVDGIDFSARFIKTAFDMQERGEIRYNLIEEGELTSFKARKLSALGLEESAEKVTFAQGDACNLKPQYTGYDLIFMGNLIDRVYSPRRVLADMAKRLNIGGLLVVASPFTWLEEYTERSEWLGGYKDENGETLSSTQALEDALGSGFKRVGEPTELPFVIRETKRKYQHTLSEFNVFEKVSD, encoded by the coding sequence ATGCAGGCAATGCCCACACTTAATCTTCGGGAAGGTACGGTTGAACAAAAAAGACAGGAAATAAAGGCGTATTTCCTCGACTCATTTAACACATATGAATCACTTTTCTCTTGCCTAGCGAATGACGAGGTCTATTACGAGCGACCTGAAAAGCTGCGTCATCCGTTAATTTTTTATTTTGGCCACACCGCCACGTTTTTTATCAATAAGCTCGTGCTTTCAAAGGCCATCAACGAGCGTATTAACCCTAAGTTTGAATCACTCTTCGCTATTGGCGTTGATGAAATGAGTTGGGATGACCTCAATGATGAAAACTACGATTGGCCGCAGGTTGAAGAGGTGCGTCAATATCGAAATCAAGTGCGCACCTTGGTATGCGACCTTATAGATACCATGCCGTTTAGCATGCCTATCGACTGGGACAGCCCAATGTGGCCTTTAGTGATGGGAATAGAGCACGAACGCATTCATTTAGAAACCTCGTCTGTACTTATTAGGCAATTACCTATTTCATCTGTGCGACCTGGTTCAGATTGGCCTGTTTGCCCTACAATGCTCACTAAGCCTGAAGAGCTTGATCACAACGCATTAATTACGGTTCCAGCGCAAACGGTAATTAATGATAAGACTTGGGATAGTGCCTACTACGGCTGGGACAATGAATATGGAACTCAGCAAGAATCTGTAAGCGAGTTTAGTGCATCTAAGTATCTGGTAAGCAATGGCGAGTATCTAGCTTTCGTTAAAGACGGCGGCTATCATAATGCGAAGTATTGGGAAGCCGAAGGCAATAAGTGGCGTGAATACACCCAAGCCCAACTTCCTGTGTTTTGGGTTAAAAAAGGCGATGACTATGTGTATCGCAGTATGCTTGAAGAACACCCACTCCCTTTAGATTGGCCAGTAGACGTTAATTATCACGAAGCAAAAGCCTTTTGTAATTACTTAAGCGAGAAGACTGGGTCGCTTATTCGCTTGCCCACTGAAAATGAGTGGCAAGCGCTGCGTCAGTACGCTGGTGTATCACAACCGATTTACGCCGATGGATTCAACATCGCTCTGCAAAAATATGCATCGAGTGAGCCTGTTAATGTAAATCAGTCAGGCGAGTTTTTTGATGTAGTAGGGAACGTATGGCAGTGGACTGAAACACCTATCTATCCGTTTGAAGGTTTTAAAGTGCACCCTCTGTACGACGACTTTACTACGCCAACGTATGATAACAAGCATAACCTCATTAAAGGTGGTAGCTGGGTGTCTACTGGTAACGAGGCAATGAAAGACAGCCGTTACGCATTTAGGCGACATTTCTTTCAGCATGCCGGATTTAGATATGTTCAAGGAAAGCGAGTTATAGCAGTGAACGATTTTGATTATGAAAGCGATACACAAGTGTCGCAATATAGCGAGTTTCACTATGGTGACGAATATTATGGTGTGCCCAATTTCGCTAAAGCCAGTGCTCAGTTTTGTGTTGAAAATATGCAAGGACGTGAACATAGCAAAGCATTAGATCTAGGCTGTGCTGTGGGTCGTTCAACGTTTGAACTTGCCAAACACTTCGACCACGTTGATGGCATTGATTTTTCTGCTCGCTTCATTAAAACCGCATTTGATATGCAAGAGCGTGGTGAGATCCGCTATAACCTAATAGAAGAAGGTGAATTAACGTCATTTAAGGCAAGGAAACTATCCGCTTTAGGTTTAGAAGAAAGTGCGGAAAAGGTTACTTTCGCTCAGGGCGATGCGTGTAATTTAAAACCTCAGTATACGGGCTACGACCTTATCTTTATGGGGAATTTAATTGATAGGGTCTATAGCCCTAGGAGAGTACTGGCTGATATGGCAAAACGTTTAAACATCGGCGGTTTGCTTGTTGTTGCCAGCCCCTTCACATGGCTTGAAGAATACACAGAGAGAAGCGAGTGGTTAGGGGGCTATAAAGATGAAAATGGTGAAACACTGAGTTCTACGCAAGCGCTAGAAGATGCGCTAGGTAGCGGCTTTAAGCGCGTTGGCGAGCCCACAGAGCTGCCGTTTGTCATTCGAGAAACCAAACGTAAATATCAGCACACGCTTTCCGAGTTCAACGTATTTGAAAAGGTAAGCGATTAA